A part of Eubacterium sp. AB3007 genomic DNA contains:
- the rnpA gene encoding ribonuclease P protein component, producing the protein MRADDVLRYQKDFDRVYRRGKSVGDRYVVIFYGKNGKDHSRRAFLASKKVGNSVQRNRARRLMKESMRTANIELPAGYDFIFIARNTITDAKCQQVQKSIRFALRRTGVVKV; encoded by the coding sequence ATGCGTGCAGACGATGTGCTGCGTTACCAGAAGGATTTCGACCGGGTCTATCGGAGAGGGAAATCCGTTGGCGACAGGTATGTGGTCATTTTCTATGGAAAGAACGGGAAAGATCATAGCCGGCGCGCTTTTCTGGCCAGCAAGAAGGTTGGCAACAGCGTACAGCGTAACAGGGCCAGGCGCCTCATGAAGGAATCGATGCGGACAGCGAACATAGAACTTCCTGCCGGATACGATTTCATCTTCATCGCCCGGAACACCATTACCGACGCCAAGTGTCAGCAAGTGCAGAAGTCGATCCGTTTCGCCCTCCGGCGAACGGGCGTGGTGAAAGTATAG
- the rpmH gene encoding 50S ribosomal protein L34 → MKQTYQPKTRQRKKEHGFRKRMATKNGRNVLKRRRLKGRKSLSA, encoded by the coding sequence ATGAAACAGACATATCAGCCAAAGACAAGGCAGAGAAAGAAAGAGCACGGATTTCGTAAGAGAATGGCAACCAAGAACGGACGCAACGTCCTCAAGAGAAGAAGACTCAAGGGAAGAAAGAGCCTGTCCGCATAG
- a CDS encoding ATP-binding protein: protein MPKHEKKNPFRPTFGSIPVSIAGREDIMLDILDGLRNKPGDPNRSCIFSGPRGTGKTVLLTAIANIAESEGWISVNVTSGQDMLKEILLQVKEKASHILTPAAKARISGLSIGGVGFSVTYKEEPTSWRIEMTRILEELEHNETGLLITVDEISSHQEELKILIDNYQHFVRENRNIALLMAGLPQQVSTLLQEDRISFLRRAFLHEMGMIPVDDVAQAIRETIEEGGRRIEDKALWNAAEKTGGFAFLIQLLGYHMWRQSPENEEITSIDVERAYEVARRQMERTIFEVTSRELTGREHEFLSKMTEDDEESRVSIIAKRMEISANNATKIKRRLLDQGLIRETGRGRVAIDVPLLKEYLINKS, encoded by the coding sequence ATGCCGAAACATGAAAAGAAAAATCCTTTCCGACCGACCTTTGGCAGCATTCCTGTTTCTATTGCAGGAAGAGAAGACATCATGTTGGATATTCTGGATGGTCTGAGAAATAAACCAGGAGATCCAAACAGATCCTGTATCTTTTCGGGGCCCAGAGGAACGGGGAAAACCGTTCTATTGACTGCCATCGCCAATATTGCAGAGTCGGAAGGCTGGATCAGTGTGAACGTAACGTCCGGTCAGGACATGCTAAAGGAAATATTGCTGCAGGTGAAAGAGAAAGCTTCTCACATACTTACTCCCGCTGCCAAAGCGAGGATATCCGGACTTTCCATAGGAGGAGTCGGGTTTTCGGTTACCTACAAGGAAGAGCCCACTTCCTGGAGAATAGAAATGACCAGGATATTGGAGGAACTGGAACATAACGAAACAGGTCTTCTGATCACAGTGGATGAGATTTCTTCTCATCAGGAGGAGTTGAAGATCCTCATCGATAATTACCAGCATTTTGTCAGAGAAAACAGAAACATTGCGCTTCTCATGGCAGGCCTTCCTCAGCAGGTATCAACTCTCCTTCAGGAAGATCGCATATCCTTTCTACGAAGAGCCTTTCTCCACGAGATGGGGATGATCCCTGTTGACGATGTTGCACAGGCAATTCGGGAAACCATAGAGGAAGGCGGCAGAAGAATCGAAGACAAGGCTTTGTGGAACGCTGCCGAAAAGACAGGGGGCTTCGCTTTTCTGATCCAGCTCCTCGGCTATCATATGTGGCGGCAAAGTCCTGAAAACGAAGAGATAACATCGATCGATGTTGAGAGAGCTTATGAAGTCGCAAGACGGCAGATGGAGAGGACAATCTTTGAGGTCACTAGCAGAGAACTTACGGGAAGAGAACACGAGTTTCTTTCGAAAATGACAGAAGATGATGAGGAGAGCAGGGTCTCCATAATTGCAAAACGTATGGAGATCAGTGCAAACAATGCCACCAAGATCAAGAGAAGACTTCTGGATCAGGGGCTGATCAGGGAGACCGGAAGGGGGAGGGTCGCTATCGATGTACCGCTGCTGAAGGAATACCTGATCAATAAGTCTTGA
- the yidD gene encoding membrane protein insertion efficiency factor YidD: MKYISGFFGKILILLVRFYQICISPLFPATCRFYPTCSAYFIQAVQKYGPIKGTWLGIRRILRCHPWNPGGYDPLK, encoded by the coding sequence ATGAAGTACATCAGTGGATTTTTTGGAAAAATACTGATTCTTCTGGTGAGATTCTATCAGATCTGCATCTCACCCCTGTTTCCTGCGACATGCAGGTTCTATCCCACGTGTTCTGCTTATTTTATCCAAGCCGTCCAGAAGTACGGCCCCATCAAAGGTACCTGGCTGGGTATCCGCAGGATACTTCGCTGTCATCCATGGAACCCGGGAGGGTATGATCCTTTGAAGTAA
- the dnaA gene encoding chromosomal replication initiator protein DnaA, with translation MSNTETIWADVLDIIRNDTSQISYNTWFLPAHIRMIDDNLRIVYIEAKEDFTVNILKKRYIQMLQNTLKEVMNEEYRVVVKTSDQYDKEKPQPQNQRTRVTKVIKELGREKIFNPKYNFDNFVVGSSNKYAHAAALAVAESPSEAYNPFFIYGGSGLGKTHLMHAIGIYLLEHNDDINVLYVSSEMFTNEFIKAIRENKTREFKEKYREVDVLLIDDIQFLEGKEETQVEFFYTFNTLYDSNKQIVISSDRPPNKLNMLSERLRSRFAWNMIAELMPADYETRVAILMKKAENSNIEMTEEFYEVICLIAEKVKDNIRELEGALNRIISYSLLMNETIDKAFARRILKDILVNNGDSPTPEKIKTHVSRYFNITVADMESSKRTKQVAFPRQIAMYLCRTMTDYSLPKVGNLFGGRHYTTVMHACDKIQKDMATDAGLREIIETLKKDISGVDN, from the coding sequence ATGAGCAATACAGAAACCATCTGGGCTGATGTCCTGGATATCATCCGCAATGACACTTCTCAGATCAGTTATAATACATGGTTCCTTCCTGCACACATCAGGATGATCGACGACAACCTCCGCATCGTGTACATCGAGGCGAAGGAGGATTTTACTGTCAACATTCTAAAGAAACGGTACATCCAGATGCTGCAGAACACGCTGAAGGAAGTAATGAACGAGGAGTACCGCGTGGTCGTCAAGACCAGCGATCAGTACGACAAGGAGAAACCACAGCCTCAGAACCAACGCACCAGGGTCACCAAGGTCATCAAGGAACTTGGCAGGGAGAAGATCTTCAACCCCAAGTACAACTTTGATAACTTTGTGGTAGGAAGCAGCAACAAGTATGCCCATGCGGCAGCCCTTGCTGTAGCGGAATCCCCCTCGGAAGCCTACAATCCCTTCTTCATCTACGGAGGATCCGGCCTGGGAAAGACACACCTGATGCACGCCATTGGCATCTACCTTCTGGAACACAACGATGACATCAACGTCCTCTACGTTTCCTCGGAGATGTTCACCAACGAGTTCATCAAGGCTATCCGGGAGAACAAGACCAGAGAATTCAAGGAGAAATACAGAGAAGTAGACGTCCTCCTCATCGACGACATCCAGTTCCTGGAAGGTAAGGAAGAGACACAGGTAGAGTTTTTCTATACATTTAATACACTCTACGATTCCAACAAGCAGATCGTCATCTCCAGTGACCGCCCGCCCAACAAGCTGAACATGCTCAGCGAGAGACTTCGTTCCCGGTTCGCCTGGAACATGATCGCGGAGCTGATGCCTGCAGACTACGAGACACGGGTCGCCATCCTCATGAAGAAGGCGGAGAACAGCAACATCGAGATGACCGAGGAGTTCTACGAGGTCATCTGCCTCATTGCAGAGAAGGTGAAGGACAACATCCGGGAGCTGGAGGGTGCCCTCAACCGCATCATCTCCTACTCTCTTCTGATGAACGAGACCATCGACAAAGCATTTGCACGCCGCATCCTGAAGGATATCCTGGTGAACAACGGCGACAGCCCTACCCCGGAGAAGATCAAGACCCACGTCAGCCGCTACTTCAATATCACTGTGGCGGATATGGAATCTTCCAAGAGGACCAAGCAGGTAGCGTTCCCAAGGCAGATCGCCATGTACCTCTGCCGGACCATGACGGACTACTCCCTGCCCAAGGTTGGCAATC
- a CDS encoding PTS transporter subunit IIC, with amino-acid sequence MTDFFKRKDIEISVKRYVQDALSAMGLGLFASLLIGLILKTIGEQLCHIPGVTEESTVIAFLILIGTTAMGMMGPAIGVAVAHALKAPPLVLFSCAVVGQMGATFTGFGIESNGGPAGAFIAVAVAAEFGKMVSKETKVDILVTPAVSLIMGGITAKLVGPGLGWCLLKLGDIIEAACEWQPFWFGIFISVVVGLVLTAPISSAALCIMMDLTGLAAGAATAGCCAQMVGFAIASYKDNGVGGLVSQGIGTSMLQVPNIVMHPLILIPPTLAAAITGPISTCIFKMTNNAAGAGMGTSGLVGQIMTLTDMGFTGGVFFKMILVQVVLPAVLSYVFYKVMYSAGWIKDGDQKLAM; translated from the coding sequence ATGACTGATTTTTTTAAGAGGAAAGACATCGAGATCTCTGTCAAGAGATACGTGCAGGATGCACTGTCTGCCATGGGGTTGGGGCTGTTCGCCTCCCTTCTGATCGGACTGATCCTGAAGACAATAGGAGAACAGCTTTGTCACATACCGGGGGTGACAGAGGAATCGACAGTCATCGCATTTCTGATCCTCATCGGAACCACCGCTATGGGTATGATGGGACCGGCCATCGGCGTGGCAGTCGCTCATGCGCTGAAAGCACCGCCACTGGTACTCTTCTCCTGCGCAGTAGTAGGACAGATGGGTGCCACCTTCACCGGATTTGGAATCGAATCAAACGGCGGACCCGCCGGAGCATTCATCGCTGTTGCCGTAGCCGCCGAGTTCGGCAAGATGGTCTCCAAGGAAACCAAGGTAGATATCCTGGTGACGCCTGCGGTATCATTGATCATGGGCGGTATCACCGCCAAGCTTGTGGGACCTGGCCTGGGATGGTGCCTGCTGAAACTGGGAGATATCATCGAGGCCGCCTGTGAGTGGCAGCCCTTCTGGTTCGGCATCTTCATCTCCGTCGTAGTAGGACTGGTGCTGACAGCACCGATCTCTTCGGCAGCGCTCTGCATCATGATGGATCTGACAGGTCTGGCTGCAGGGGCAGCTACCGCGGGATGCTGTGCCCAGATGGTAGGATTTGCCATCGCAAGTTACAAGGATAACGGCGTGGGCGGACTTGTCTCCCAGGGAATCGGCACCTCCATGCTGCAGGTACCGAACATCGTCATGCACCCGCTGATCCTGATCCCTCCCACACTGGCGGCGGCCATCACAGGACCCATCAGCACCTGCATCTTCAAGATGACCAACAACGCGGCAGGAGCCGGCATGGGTACCTCAGGTCTGGTGGGGCAGATCATGACTCTGACCGATATGGGATTCACCGGAGGGGTGTTCTTCAAGATGATCTTAGTCCAGGTAGTCCTGCCGGCGGTGCTGTCTTATGTATTCTACAAAGTCATGTACAGCGCCGGCTGGATCAAAGACGGCGATCAGAAGCTGGCGATGTAA